In Synechococcus sp. RS9909, one genomic interval encodes:
- a CDS encoding HIT domain-containing protein: MEPARSSAYDRLAEYINRRMRMSYIYQPLMLMELLGRSSPAPAEDIARRILGEDSSQIEYYTERVKRMVGRVMTSNGITSHAGGVYSLIGVDDLSEIERDALLQLCREKLDAFRLKRGDEVFAHRSRHRTAISGSIRYRVFTRAKGRCECCGAHEHQAALEVDHIIPKNHGGSDDISNFQALCFRCNAGKRDSDSTDFRGVLQSYGHRQEGCLFCELQTSDRVLLRNELAVCIADAYPVTEGHSLVIPCRHVADGMELHQPEWNAVTALLKQRRQDLELADASISGFNIGLNSGESAGQTVMHAHWHLIPRRKGDMPDPRGGVRGVISQRQRY, from the coding sequence ATGGAGCCTGCTCGATCAAGTGCCTACGACCGACTCGCCGAGTACATCAATCGGCGGATGCGCATGTCGTACATCTATCAGCCACTGATGCTGATGGAGCTGCTCGGAAGAAGCAGCCCTGCACCCGCAGAAGACATCGCCCGGCGGATCCTCGGCGAGGACAGCTCCCAGATCGAGTACTACACCGAACGTGTGAAACGGATGGTGGGGCGGGTGATGACCTCCAACGGCATCACGTCCCATGCCGGAGGCGTCTACAGCCTGATCGGCGTGGACGACCTCAGCGAGATCGAGCGGGATGCACTGCTGCAGCTCTGTCGGGAGAAGCTCGATGCCTTTCGTCTGAAGCGCGGCGACGAGGTTTTCGCCCATCGCTCACGCCATCGCACGGCCATCAGCGGATCGATCCGCTATCGGGTGTTCACCCGCGCGAAGGGCCGCTGTGAATGCTGCGGTGCCCATGAGCACCAGGCGGCGCTGGAGGTGGATCACATCATCCCGAAGAACCACGGTGGTTCCGATGACATCTCCAACTTCCAGGCGCTCTGCTTCCGTTGCAACGCCGGCAAGCGGGACAGCGACAGCACCGACTTCCGCGGGGTTCTGCAGAGCTACGGCCACAGGCAGGAGGGATGCCTCTTCTGTGAACTGCAGACTTCAGACCGGGTGCTTCTCAGGAACGAACTGGCGGTCTGCATCGCCGATGCCTACCCCGTCACCGAAGGCCACAGCCTGGTGATCCCCTGCCGGCATGTGGCGGATGGGATGGAGCTGCATCAGCCCGAGTGGAATGCCGTCACTGCACTCCTCAAGCAGCGGCGGCAGGATCTTGAGCTGGCGGATGCCTCCATCAGCGGTTTCAACATCGGCCTGAACAGTGGTGAGTCGGCGGGGCAGACGGTGATGCATGCCCACTGGCATCTGATCCCGAGGCGCAAGGGCGACATGCCTGACCCGCGGGGTGGTGTGAGGGGGGTGATTTCGCAGAGGCAGAGGTATTGA
- a CDS encoding PAM68 family protein: MADPRRPLPFEPRRAPAAGRSSGRGSNTEAIPKHVANRMARRVAIATGVPSVLGMAVFVISYWLVSRGILEIPPGVTLLASGGCFLLGLVGLSFGVLSASWEPEAGSLLGLENIKPNLQRMRSSIKAQKS, encoded by the coding sequence ATGGCTGATCCACGCCGCCCCCTTCCTTTCGAACCTCGTCGAGCCCCTGCCGCTGGAAGGTCCAGCGGCAGGGGCTCGAACACGGAGGCGATTCCCAAGCATGTGGCCAATCGGATGGCGCGCCGGGTGGCGATCGCGACGGGTGTGCCCTCTGTGTTGGGCATGGCCGTGTTTGTGATCAGCTACTGGCTCGTGAGTCGAGGCATTCTCGAGATTCCCCCCGGTGTGACCCTGCTCGCGTCCGGAGGCTGCTTTCTGCTGGGGCTGGTGGGGTTGAGTTTCGGTGTGCTCTCCGCCAGCTGGGAACCCGAGGCCGGAAGCCTGCTGGGGCTGGAGAACATCAAGCCCAATCTTCAACGCATGCGCAGCTCCATCAAAGCCCAGAAGAGCTGA
- a CDS encoding LexA family transcriptional regulator, which translates to MAVDRCSLQAALPLRAQRQPLLLPLAGERVAAGFPSPADDYVEVGIDLNEQLIRHPLSTFFLRVSGESMLGAGIHDGDLLVVDRSLEPRPGRVVVAVLDGAFTLKRLARHRGQLRLEAAHPDYPPLELHRCGDVQIWGVAIHVIHPL; encoded by the coding sequence GTGGCGGTCGATCGCTGCTCTCTTCAGGCCGCGCTGCCCCTGCGGGCCCAGCGCCAGCCCCTGCTGCTGCCTCTGGCGGGCGAACGTGTCGCGGCGGGGTTCCCCTCACCCGCCGACGACTACGTGGAGGTGGGGATCGACCTCAATGAGCAGCTGATCCGCCATCCCCTCAGCACCTTCTTCCTGCGGGTGAGCGGTGAGTCGATGCTCGGCGCCGGCATCCACGACGGCGACCTGCTGGTGGTGGACCGCAGCCTCGAACCCAGACCCGGCCGGGTGGTGGTGGCCGTGCTCGATGGCGCCTTCACCCTTAAACGCCTGGCCCGCCATCGCGGCCAGCTGCGTCTGGAAGCGGCCCATCCCGACTATCCGCCACTGGAGCTGCACCGCTGCGGTGATGTGCAGATCTGGGGCGTGGCGATCCATGTGATTCACCCGCTCTGA
- a CDS encoding NAD(P)/FAD-dependent oxidoreductase: MHIHLHTIHERGKRRGFAQNQTNMPLRQDQTQELKIDVLIVGLGPAGTACGLELNATGIKALGIDRSHFPRDKICGDALPTEAQLEINKLGLDQSCPEIRTTSRFAQWSHKGSPYYQRRFHTQAPIFQAIRRYDLDDWLVSQCAGRGLWMKFGWKVQLIQRDKLNNTWIASGSIHSKKGIRTGSFSIHTRCIVGCDGVGSIVRRATERTKETKTIVLASRCYRPVDPRRDQHQSSIAFRWPGTGAYSWRFAVPGGHNCGVAWLCQSDQPTISGKAIVELTRTLEPGCGDVRTMGLPILQSIPSIDGDEGIFLCGDAACLVDPLLGHGIDRAMKSGKLAGKLIKESLKKDEQPAETSFRYRVSLAKQCKEWLNR, translated from the coding sequence TTGCACATCCATCTACATACAATCCACGAGCGTGGAAAGCGGCGCGGTTTCGCTCAGAACCAGACCAACATGCCTCTAAGACAAGACCAGACTCAAGAACTCAAAATTGATGTTTTGATCGTGGGGCTTGGACCAGCGGGCACCGCCTGCGGCCTGGAACTCAACGCAACAGGCATCAAGGCACTTGGTATCGACCGAAGTCACTTTCCTCGCGACAAGATTTGCGGTGATGCACTTCCCACAGAAGCACAACTCGAGATCAACAAGCTCGGACTGGATCAGTCTTGCCCTGAAATAAGGACAACATCAAGATTTGCGCAATGGAGCCATAAGGGGAGCCCATACTATCAACGCCGCTTTCATACACAAGCGCCCATCTTTCAAGCTATTCGACGATACGATCTTGATGATTGGCTCGTCAGCCAATGCGCCGGCAGAGGCCTCTGGATGAAATTCGGATGGAAAGTGCAATTGATTCAACGCGACAAGCTGAATAACACGTGGATCGCCAGCGGATCAATACACTCAAAAAAAGGCATACGGACCGGCTCTTTCTCGATTCATACCCGCTGCATCGTTGGCTGTGACGGAGTCGGCTCCATTGTAAGGCGCGCAACAGAACGAACCAAAGAAACAAAAACGATTGTCCTGGCATCGAGATGCTATCGACCAGTCGATCCCAGAAGGGATCAACATCAGTCGAGCATTGCTTTTCGGTGGCCAGGAACGGGGGCATACTCCTGGCGCTTCGCAGTGCCGGGTGGACACAACTGCGGCGTGGCTTGGCTCTGCCAGTCGGATCAACCAACAATCTCAGGAAAAGCCATCGTTGAACTCACTCGAACGCTCGAGCCAGGCTGCGGAGACGTCCGCACCATGGGGCTCCCTATCCTTCAATCCATCCCTTCGATCGATGGCGATGAAGGGATTTTTCTTTGCGGAGACGCCGCCTGTTTAGTCGATCCACTGCTGGGCCATGGAATCGATCGTGCCATGAAAAGCGGAAAGCTCGCTGGCAAGCTCATAAAGGAGAGCCTAAAAAAGGACGAACAGCCTGCAGAAACAAGCTTCCGTTATCGAGTGAGCTTAGCGAAGCAATGCAAAGAGTGGCTGAATCGATAG
- a CDS encoding choloylglycine hydrolase family protein, producing the protein MNGLLRTLATALAGVGLLGSAVGAPTQACTSFTLKGNDGGHVYGRTMEFGQPLNSEAILIQRGTPLRGNGPNGGIGNGLAWTSRYAVVGMNALGVDDVVPDGMNEKGLAGGLLYFAGYADFQTVPAGQTKRSINSAQLLTYVLTNFATIEEVKQGLPKILVNGAAVKAFGGPMPVHMTLHDSSGKSLSVEYIQGELTMMDNPTGTYTNDPPFPYHLATAGNYANLSAMPPAEMTINGLKLPPTSTGGGLHGLPGDFLSTSRFIRALLLSRFAPTNLSTRQQVGTAFRLLGQFDLPPGSILLPPGGSFGGAGSTTTYEITEWTVAADQKNLVYYIQTYDNPGLRSLNFDQLPLDGGTIKVMPLNQPLEVTVLTPS; encoded by the coding sequence ATGAACGGACTGCTCAGAACGCTGGCCACAGCCCTGGCGGGGGTGGGACTGCTCGGAAGCGCGGTGGGGGCGCCGACCCAGGCCTGCACCAGCTTCACCTTGAAGGGCAATGACGGTGGCCATGTGTATGGCCGCACGATGGAATTCGGCCAACCGCTGAACAGCGAGGCGATTCTGATTCAGAGGGGCACGCCGTTGCGCGGCAATGGGCCCAACGGCGGCATCGGCAATGGCCTGGCCTGGACCAGTCGCTACGCGGTGGTGGGCATGAATGCCCTGGGAGTCGATGATGTGGTGCCCGATGGCATGAATGAGAAAGGCCTGGCGGGCGGCCTGCTCTATTTCGCTGGCTATGCGGATTTTCAGACAGTGCCGGCAGGGCAGACGAAGCGATCGATCAACAGCGCCCAACTGCTCACCTATGTGCTGACCAACTTCGCCACCATCGAGGAGGTGAAGCAAGGACTTCCGAAGATCCTGGTGAATGGAGCCGCCGTGAAGGCCTTCGGCGGACCGATGCCTGTCCACATGACGCTGCATGACAGCAGCGGCAAGAGCCTGTCCGTGGAATACATCCAAGGGGAGCTGACCATGATGGACAACCCCACGGGGACCTACACCAACGATCCACCCTTTCCTTATCACCTGGCGACGGCAGGGAATTACGCCAATTTGAGCGCCATGCCACCGGCGGAGATGACGATCAATGGCCTGAAGCTGCCACCCACCAGCACCGGTGGTGGCCTGCACGGCCTGCCCGGAGATTTCCTCTCCACCTCCCGCTTCATTCGCGCCCTGCTGCTCAGCCGCTTTGCACCAACCAATCTCAGCACCCGGCAACAGGTGGGCACCGCCTTCAGGCTATTGGGCCAATTTGACCTGCCACCGGGGAGCATTCTGCTGCCACCGGGTGGGTCTTTCGGCGGTGCCGGATCCACAACCACTTATGAGATCACGGAATGGACCGTGGCAGCGGATCAGAAAAACCTGGTGTATTACATCCAGACTTACGACAATCCCGGCTTACGCAGTCTGAATTTCGACCAGCTGCCCCTCGATGGTGGAACGATCAAAGTGATGCCGTTGAATCAACCTCTGGAGGTGACCGTGCTGACTCCCTCCTGA
- the dnaG gene encoding DNA primase — MAMPRLHPRTIDAVKERADIVDVVGEHVVLKKKGREFVGICPFHDDSKPSMTVSPAKQFYYCFSCGAGGNAIKFLMELQRRSFSDVVLELARKYQLPVETVEGPQQERLRQQLSRRETLQRALALAAGWFRSQLKSAGGTEALGYLKEKRGLREATLEQFGLGYAPDQWDGLLKHLQQVEGLAPELLEAAGLVVPRKGGNGFYDRFRHRVIVPIHDRQGRVIGFGGRSLDGSEPKYLNSPETEVFEKGKHLFGLDRAANAIRKADRAVVVEGYFDVIALHAAGITNAVASLGTALSGQQITQLCRCTDSKRIILNFDADRAGVRAANRAIGEVEQLALQGQLELRVLHLPSGKDPDEFLQDHGAGDYRALLDQAPLWLDWQIEQVLEGRDLDRADQFQQAVSGMVQLLGKLPQSALRTHYLQQVAERLSGGQSRVALQLEDDLRQQVKGERWHGRAARFEQPGESSQRERCEAQLLMLYLHCPSHRPEIRRELRQRELEDFGLQHHRLLWAAISELEETNLGAGRLEAISRGDDPGDALADLELARLLTDQLLLENSALVTRLTPLLEPGELQRLSLEQPLQQLRGTAAMLERQKSLKRCRHLLEAWGGQRLETLERCIAALIQEEQQDPQPSVDMEQRIQLMFETLNADALRFQQLYYSERQHLLFLDQQRCAGYAASVPIHADSESSRAVPPVA; from the coding sequence ATGGCGATGCCCAGGCTCCACCCGCGCACGATTGACGCCGTCAAGGAACGGGCCGACATCGTCGATGTCGTCGGCGAGCACGTGGTGCTCAAGAAGAAGGGCAGGGAGTTCGTGGGGATCTGCCCCTTCCACGACGACAGCAAGCCGTCCATGACGGTGTCCCCGGCCAAGCAGTTCTATTACTGCTTCTCCTGCGGTGCCGGCGGCAATGCGATCAAGTTTTTGATGGAGCTGCAGCGCCGCAGCTTCAGTGACGTGGTGCTGGAGCTGGCGCGCAAGTATCAGCTGCCGGTTGAAACCGTCGAGGGCCCCCAGCAGGAGCGCCTGCGGCAGCAACTGTCCCGTCGTGAGACGTTGCAGCGGGCTCTCGCCTTGGCAGCCGGCTGGTTTCGCAGCCAGTTGAAAAGCGCCGGCGGCACTGAGGCCCTCGGCTATCTGAAGGAGAAACGGGGGCTGCGGGAGGCGACGCTGGAGCAGTTCGGTCTCGGGTATGCCCCGGATCAGTGGGATGGTCTGCTCAAGCATCTCCAGCAGGTGGAGGGACTGGCCCCTGAACTGCTCGAAGCGGCGGGGCTGGTGGTGCCGCGCAAGGGGGGGAATGGCTTTTATGACCGGTTTCGCCATCGGGTGATCGTGCCGATCCACGACCGCCAGGGCCGGGTGATCGGTTTCGGTGGGCGCAGCCTCGATGGCAGCGAACCGAAATATCTCAATTCACCGGAAACGGAGGTGTTTGAAAAAGGCAAGCACCTGTTTGGATTGGATCGGGCCGCCAACGCGATTCGCAAAGCCGATCGCGCTGTGGTTGTGGAGGGATATTTCGATGTCATCGCCCTCCACGCTGCCGGCATCACCAATGCGGTGGCGTCTCTGGGCACGGCGCTCAGCGGTCAGCAGATCACCCAGCTCTGCCGTTGCACAGACAGCAAACGCATCATCCTGAATTTTGATGCCGATCGCGCCGGTGTGCGTGCCGCCAACCGAGCGATCGGTGAGGTGGAGCAGCTGGCGCTTCAGGGGCAACTCGAATTGCGGGTTCTCCACCTGCCCTCGGGCAAGGATCCGGATGAATTTCTCCAGGATCATGGCGCCGGCGACTACCGCGCCCTCCTGGATCAGGCGCCGCTCTGGCTCGATTGGCAGATCGAGCAGGTGCTGGAGGGGCGTGATCTGGATCGGGCCGACCAGTTCCAGCAGGCGGTGTCAGGCATGGTGCAACTGCTGGGCAAATTGCCCCAGTCCGCACTGCGCACCCACTACCTGCAGCAGGTGGCGGAACGCCTCAGCGGTGGTCAGAGCCGGGTGGCCTTGCAGTTGGAAGACGACCTGCGTCAGCAGGTGAAGGGTGAGCGCTGGCATGGCCGGGCAGCCCGCTTTGAGCAGCCGGGCGAGTCGAGTCAACGGGAGCGTTGTGAGGCCCAGCTGTTGATGCTGTATCTCCATTGCCCGTCCCATCGTCCGGAGATCCGGCGCGAGCTGCGCCAGCGGGAGCTGGAGGATTTCGGCCTTCAGCACCATCGCCTGCTCTGGGCGGCCATCAGTGAACTGGAGGAAACCAACCTGGGTGCGGGACGGTTGGAAGCGATCAGTCGGGGCGACGATCCTGGCGATGCGCTGGCCGATCTTGAATTGGCGCGACTGCTCACCGATCAGTTGTTGCTGGAGAACAGTGCCCTGGTCACCAGGCTGACCCCGCTGCTGGAACCAGGCGAGTTGCAGCGACTCAGCCTGGAGCAGCCGTTGCAGCAGCTGCGGGGCACCGCTGCCATGCTCGAGCGCCAGAAAAGTCTCAAGCGCTGTCGCCATCTGCTTGAGGCCTGGGGTGGCCAACGGCTGGAAACGCTGGAACGCTGCATTGCCGCCTTGATTCAAGAGGAACAGCAGGACCCCCAGCCCTCGGTCGACATGGAGCAGCGCATTCAGTTGATGTTCGAAACGCTGAATGCGGATGCCTTGCGTTTTCAGCAGCTGTATTACAGCGAGCGTCAACATCTGTTGTTTCTCGATCAACAGCGCTGCGCCGGGTATGCAGCCTCTGTTCCTATCCATGCCGATTCGGAATCATCGCGTGCTGTACCTCCCGTTGCTTGA
- a CDS encoding GNAT family N-acetyltransferase, with amino-acid sequence MGLQAPQPLDDHHVMKGFDCGDHTLNQWLQQRALANQRSGATRTVVVCDADHAVKAYVALASGAVAVAASPGSFRRNMPDPIPVVVLARLAVCRSVQGQGIARALLADAFERVLLTSQQIGVRGIVVHAAAAAARTFYLHMGFDSSPSDPSLLLLRLSDVAAALEASAK; translated from the coding sequence ATGGGGCTGCAAGCGCCGCAGCCTCTTGACGATCACCACGTCATGAAGGGGTTCGACTGCGGTGACCACACACTCAACCAGTGGCTGCAGCAGCGCGCCCTGGCCAATCAGCGCAGCGGCGCGACCCGCACAGTTGTGGTGTGTGACGCCGACCACGCGGTGAAGGCCTACGTCGCTCTGGCCTCAGGTGCTGTGGCGGTTGCCGCAAGCCCTGGCAGCTTTCGCCGCAACATGCCCGACCCGATCCCAGTGGTCGTTCTCGCTCGCCTGGCGGTCTGCCGCAGTGTGCAGGGGCAGGGCATCGCACGGGCCTTGCTGGCCGATGCCTTCGAGCGCGTACTCCTGACCAGTCAACAGATCGGCGTGCGGGGCATCGTGGTGCACGCTGCGGCAGCAGCAGCGCGAACCTTCTATCTCCACATGGGCTTCGACTCATCCCCCAGCGATCCGAGCCTGTTGCTCCTTCGGCTGAGCGATGTAGCCGCAGCCTTGGAAGCCTCAGCAAAATGA
- the ruvA gene encoding Holliday junction branch migration protein RuvA, translated as MIGWLQGDRIDTWEQGSRRGWLIACAGVGYEVQLSERHMADPEQQRQVTLWIHQVQKEDGSSLFGFPERRERDLFRQLISVNGVGPQVGLALLACWRADELVDAILDGDVRRLSQAQGVGKRTAERLAVELRDRLAAGRHQMDAPLSLVDRQDLHALPIAADPLQDLQLTLTSLGYEDLEIRRALKAVATGATSPAATDGEAWLRECLRWLSREAS; from the coding sequence ATGATCGGCTGGCTGCAAGGGGATCGCATCGACACCTGGGAGCAGGGAAGCCGGCGGGGATGGCTGATCGCCTGTGCCGGCGTGGGCTACGAGGTGCAACTATCGGAACGGCACATGGCCGATCCAGAACAGCAACGCCAGGTGACCCTCTGGATCCACCAGGTGCAGAAGGAGGATGGCAGCAGTCTTTTCGGCTTTCCGGAACGGCGTGAACGCGATCTGTTTCGTCAGCTGATCAGCGTGAACGGTGTGGGACCGCAGGTGGGGTTGGCGTTGCTGGCGTGCTGGCGTGCTGATGAGCTGGTGGACGCGATCCTGGATGGTGATGTGCGCCGCCTGAGCCAGGCGCAGGGGGTGGGGAAGCGCACGGCCGAGCGTTTGGCCGTGGAATTGCGCGATCGCCTCGCCGCCGGTCGCCACCAGATGGACGCGCCACTCTCCCTGGTGGACCGCCAGGACCTGCACGCCCTGCCGATTGCGGCCGACCCCCTGCAGGACCTGCAGCTCACCCTGACCAGCCTCGGTTATGAGGATCTGGAGATCCGTCGTGCCCTCAAGGCGGTGGCGACCGGCGCCACCAGCCCTGCCGCAACGGACGGGGAGGCCTGGCTGCGGGAATGCCTGCGCTGGCTCAGTCGGGAGGCGAGCTGA
- a CDS encoding type II toxin-antitoxin system Phd/YefM family antitoxin, translating into MRDLKTHLSEWLGRVQAGEVVEVTSHRKPIARIMTVKQADSEISSPMQKAIDAGVISWSGQKPNQSSCGRTAPQLMPSGSALQRV; encoded by the coding sequence GTGCGGGACCTCAAGACCCACCTCTCCGAATGGCTCGGCCGGGTGCAGGCCGGTGAGGTGGTGGAAGTGACTTCACACCGCAAACCGATCGCCCGGATCATGACCGTGAAGCAAGCGGACTCAGAGATCAGCAGCCCGATGCAAAAGGCGATTGATGCTGGTGTGATCAGCTGGAGCGGTCAGAAGCCCAATCAGAGCAGCTGCGGCAGAACAGCACCACAGTTGATGCCATCGGGGTCTGCCCTCCAGCGTGTTTGA
- the rpsO gene encoding 30S ribosomal protein S15, translating into MSLDTTEKQQLINTHQTHATDTGSAEVQVAMLTERISKLSSHLQQNIHDFSSRQGLLKMIGRRKRLLGYVRGKSEERYTSLIAKLGIRG; encoded by the coding sequence ATGTCGCTCGATACCACCGAAAAGCAGCAACTGATCAACACCCATCAGACACACGCCACCGACACCGGATCGGCGGAAGTGCAGGTGGCGATGCTGACCGAGCGAATCTCCAAGCTCAGCAGCCATCTCCAGCAGAACATCCACGACTTCTCGTCCCGGCAGGGCCTGCTGAAAATGATCGGACGCCGCAAGCGCCTGCTCGGCTATGTGCGCGGCAAGAGCGAGGAGCGCTACACCAGCCTGATCGCCAAACTGGGCATCCGCGGCTGA
- a CDS encoding Y-family DNA polymerase yields MPAATALIDANNFYASCEQSLDPSLIGRPVVVLSNNDGCIVARSAEARAMGIAMGTPFFKAKRDLERHGVVVRSSNYALYADMSQRLMSLLEREVEELEIYSIDEAFACVRRPAGGDLLPWGRRLRALTRRDLGLPIAIGLGASKGQAKLANRLAKVVPAHAGLFDLTRCSDPDHWLETIAIEDVWGIGRQLAHWCRARGVTHARALRDMPSGVLRAKAGVVGMRLQRELQGHSCLPLELTPAPKRETCVSRSFSRPITSLEELREAVATYVVRAAEKLRQQHQRAAALSVYTRTSPFVPDFYSNTASTRLDLPSNDTQALLNAALPLVERIFQPHRQLAKAGVLMQHLQSTDQLQHHLLVPCSAAEQQRRETLMATIDRLNRRYGRGTVQWAACGLDPSWAMRRERLGRAATTRLRDVPIVQA; encoded by the coding sequence ATGCCTGCCGCCACGGCCCTGATTGATGCCAACAATTTCTATGCCTCCTGCGAGCAGAGCCTCGATCCCTCCCTGATCGGCCGACCGGTGGTGGTGCTCTCCAACAACGACGGCTGCATCGTTGCCCGCAGCGCCGAAGCCCGGGCCATGGGCATCGCCATGGGCACGCCATTCTTCAAGGCGAAACGGGACCTGGAACGCCATGGCGTGGTGGTGCGCAGCTCCAACTACGCCCTCTACGCCGACATGAGCCAGCGGCTGATGAGCCTGTTGGAGCGGGAGGTGGAGGAGCTCGAGATCTATTCGATCGACGAGGCCTTCGCCTGCGTACGCCGGCCGGCCGGCGGCGACCTGCTGCCCTGGGGCCGGCGCTTGCGCGCCCTCACCCGGCGCGACCTGGGGCTGCCGATCGCCATCGGTCTGGGCGCCAGCAAGGGGCAGGCCAAACTCGCCAACCGCCTGGCCAAGGTGGTGCCGGCCCATGCCGGCCTGTTCGACCTGACGCGGTGCAGCGACCCCGACCACTGGCTGGAAACGATCGCGATCGAGGATGTGTGGGGAATCGGCCGCCAATTGGCCCACTGGTGTCGGGCGCGGGGGGTGACCCACGCCCGGGCACTGCGCGACATGCCCAGCGGCGTCCTGCGGGCCAAAGCGGGGGTGGTGGGCATGCGGCTGCAGCGAGAGCTGCAGGGTCACAGCTGCCTGCCGCTGGAGCTGACGCCCGCACCGAAGCGGGAAACCTGTGTGAGCCGCAGCTTCAGCCGACCCATCACCAGCCTGGAGGAGCTGCGCGAAGCGGTGGCCACCTACGTGGTGCGCGCCGCCGAAAAATTACGCCAGCAGCATCAGCGCGCCGCCGCCCTCAGCGTCTACACCCGCACCAGTCCGTTCGTCCCCGATTTCTACAGCAACACCGCCAGCACCCGTCTGGACCTGCCCAGCAACGACACCCAGGCCCTGCTCAACGCCGCTTTACCGCTGGTGGAGCGGATCTTTCAGCCGCACCGCCAGCTCGCCAAAGCCGGCGTGTTGATGCAGCACCTGCAAAGCACCGACCAGCTGCAACATCATCTGCTGGTGCCCTGCAGCGCCGCCGAGCAACAGCGGCGCGAGACGCTGATGGCCACGATCGATCGGCTCAACCGACGCTACGGGCGCGGCACCGTGCAGTGGGCCGCCTGTGGCCTGGATCCGAGCTGGGCGATGCGGCGGGAACGGCTGGGCCGGGCCGCCACGACCCGGCTGCGTGATGTGCCGATCGTGCAGGCCTGA
- a CDS encoding DUF1778 domain-containing protein: protein MAATPRLSWNLRVSPGDQDLIDRAVRASGLTRTDFVLQAARAAAQNLLVEQTWSVLEPQAFETFRRQLDAPAGPNERLQRTMAASRPWKA from the coding sequence ATGGCTGCGACTCCTCGCCTCAGCTGGAACCTGCGGGTGTCACCCGGGGATCAAGACCTGATCGATCGAGCTGTGCGGGCTTCGGGGCTCACCCGAACCGACTTTGTGCTGCAGGCGGCGCGGGCTGCAGCACAGAACCTTCTCGTGGAGCAGACCTGGTCTGTCTTGGAGCCCCAGGCCTTTGAGACCTTCCGCCGCCAGCTCGATGCCCCTGCTGGTCCGAATGAGCGGCTGCAGCGCACGATGGCCGCATCCAGGCCCTGGAAGGCCTGA
- a CDS encoding DMT family transporter produces MRGWSLGIAITAFCETRSRVAWLTGDQRWMGMASLLKALRGRQSEAEWRACGLLLACALAFSLMTVCVKHLGGRLPVAEIVLVRSVISLAITLAMLRQAQISPWGQQRPLLMLRGALGTGALLLFFEALARLPLAAATLIQYTYPTLTALTAWLLLGEPLRKRIGLAVLLGWLGVTLVVQPEWMGETVRNLPLLAVLIGLGGALLTALAYVSVRRLSVREHPLVIVFYFPFISVPVTLPMLWGQGVWPTLTEWFWLIGVGLFTQLGQVWLTEGLAVLPAARATSINYVQVAFATLWGVLWFAEPITGTVVIGAGCVLAATLISLSARQPRSLQEGSSGKG; encoded by the coding sequence GTGCGCGGGTGGAGCCTGGGCATCGCCATCACCGCATTCTGCGAGACCCGGAGCCGGGTGGCATGGTTGACAGGCGATCAGCGCTGGATGGGGATGGCGAGCCTGCTCAAGGCCCTGCGTGGTCGACAGTCGGAGGCGGAATGGCGGGCCTGCGGACTGCTGCTGGCCTGTGCCCTGGCGTTCAGCCTGATGACCGTGTGCGTGAAGCATCTCGGCGGACGGCTGCCGGTGGCGGAGATCGTGCTGGTGCGTTCCGTGATCAGCCTGGCGATCACCCTCGCCATGCTCCGGCAAGCCCAGATCTCGCCCTGGGGACAGCAACGCCCCCTGCTGATGCTCAGAGGAGCCCTCGGCACCGGCGCCCTGCTGCTGTTCTTCGAAGCGCTGGCACGGCTGCCCCTGGCCGCCGCCACCCTGATCCAATACACCTATCCGACCCTCACGGCGCTGACCGCCTGGTTGCTGCTCGGGGAACCCCTCCGCAAGCGCATCGGCCTCGCCGTGCTGCTCGGCTGGCTGGGGGTGACCCTGGTGGTGCAGCCCGAATGGATGGGAGAAACGGTGCGGAACCTGCCGCTGCTGGCGGTGCTGATCGGCCTGGGAGGGGCCCTGCTCACCGCCCTGGCCTATGTGAGTGTGCGCCGCCTGTCGGTGCGGGAACACCCGCTGGTGATCGTGTTCTATTTCCCGTTCATCTCGGTGCCGGTGACCCTGCCAATGCTGTGGGGGCAGGGCGTCTGGCCCACCCTCACCGAATGGTTCTGGCTGATCGGCGTGGGGTTGTTCACCCAGCTGGGTCAGGTGTGGCTCACGGAGGGACTGGCGGTGCTCCCCGCCGCCAGGGCGACCTCAATCAATTACGTGCAGGTGGCCTTCGCCACCCTCTGGGGTGTGTTGTGGTTCGCCGAACCGATCACGGGCACGGTGGTGATCGGGGCCGGCTGCGTGCTGGCCGCCACCCTGATCAGCCTGAGCGCGAGGCAGCCGCGCAGCCTTCAGGAAGGATCGAGCGGCAAGGGGTAG